From a region of the Triticum aestivum cultivar Chinese Spring chromosome 7D, IWGSC CS RefSeq v2.1, whole genome shotgun sequence genome:
- the LOC123169533 gene encoding ribonuclease 3-like protein 2, translated as MMKPGSRKRRASPPAPSAPVTLPPPGFVADREEAAARVERLLQYQFNNRSLLEEALTHQSFAAASYQKLEFVGDAALGLAFSNFLYLTNPTVGPGALSTLRAANISTEKLARVAVRHDLYPLLRRNCPRLDLLVGQFIQSVKQELEDDLGTTPYGGTIFKAPKVLADIVEAIAAAVYVDCNFNLEKLWKVTRFLFEPIVTAETIDEQPVSTLHELCQKHGKEVKFKTWQKGGTVVVNVFVGGALVGMGSSEQMVIAKLNATRDALSKLLGGGNQQVLTTGVGQGVEVGEFRECKQKLIEQCSRKHWPKPIFK; from the exons ATGATGAAGCCCGGCTCCCGCAagcgccgcgcctcgccgcctgcGCCGTCGGCCCCCGTCACGCTGCCGCCGCCGGGCTTCGTGGCGgacagggaggaggcggcggcccgcGTGGAGCGACTTCTCCAGTACCAGTTCAACAACCGCTCCCTGCTCGAGGAGGCGCTCACCCACCAGTCCTTTGCCGCCGCCTCGTACCAGAAGCTCGAGTTCGTCGGGGACGCGGCGCTCGGCCTCGCCTTCTCCAACTTCCTCTACCTCACCAACCCCACCGTCGGCCCCGGCGCGCTCTCCACGCTCCGGGCCGCCAACATCTCCACCGAGAAGCTGGCCCGCGTCGCCGTGCGCCACGACCTCTACCCGCTGCTCCGACGCAACTGCCCTCGCCTCGATCTCTTG GTAGGACAGTTTATCCAGTCAGTGAAACAAGAATTAGAGGATGACCTTGGCACTACGCCCTATGGTGGCACTATATTTAAGGCTCCCAAGGTGCTTGCTGATATAGTTGAGGCCATTGCCGCTGCTGTCTATGTGGATTGCAACTTTAATCTTGAGAAGCTCTGGAAG GTAACAAGGTTCCTCTTTGAACCCATTGTCACGGCTGAAACAATAGATGAGCAACCTGTGTCTACGTTGCATGAACTGTGCCAGAAACATGGGAAAGAAGTAAAATTCAAGACTTGGCAGAAGGGTGGAACAGTGGTTGTAAATGTATTTGTTGGTGGGGCACTTGTTGGGATGGGCTCCTCAGAGCAGATGGTAATCGCTAAGCTCAATGCCACCCGGGATGCACTAAGCAAGCTTCTTGGTGGAGGCAATCAGCAAGTGTTGACAACCGGGGTTGGCCAGGGGGTTGAGGTTGGAGAGTTTAGGGAATGCAAGCAGAAGCTTATTGAGCAGTGCAGCAGGAAGCATTGGCCAAAACCCATCTTTAAGTAA